The following are encoded in a window of Pan troglodytes isolate AG18354 chromosome 4, NHGRI_mPanTro3-v2.0_pri, whole genome shotgun sequence genomic DNA:
- the GRK6 gene encoding G protein-coupled receptor kinase 6 isoform X3 — protein sequence MELENIVANTVLLKAREGEAAGWAAGPGCMERECAASELRRATQPSDPLGPRALRLTPRPDTSLSGPSSSSSAPAPGIRGPGRGGGQAAALAAGGGEGVKEGETKREGWDRSPRRACLRDKPPPGGGGNRKGKSKKWRQMLQFPHISQCEELRLSLERDYHSLCERQPIGRLLFREFCATRPELSRCVAFLDGVAEYEVTPDDKRKACGRQLTQNFLSHTGPDLIPDVPRQLVMNCTQRLEQGPCKDLFQELTRLTHEYLSVAPFADYLDSIYFNRFLQWKWLERQPVTKNTFRQYRVLGKGGFGEVCACQVRATGKMYACKKLEKKRIKKRKGEAMALNEKQILEKVNSRFVVSLAYAYETKDALCLVLTLMNGGDLKFHIYHMGQAGFPEARAVFYAAEICCGLEDLHRERIVYRDLKPENILLDDHGHIRISDLGLAVHVPEGQTIKGRVGTVGYMAPEVVKNERYTFSPDWWALGCLLYEMIAGQSPFQQRKKKIKREEVERLVKEVPEEYSERFSPQARSLCSQLLCKDPAERLGCRGGSAREVKEHPLFKKLNFKRLGAGMLEPPFKPDPQAIYCKDVLDIEQFSTVKGVELEPTDQDFYQKFATGSVPIPWQNEMVETECFQELNVFGLDGSVPPDLDWKGQPPAPPKKGLLQRLFSRQDCCGNCSDSEEELPTRL from the exons ATGGAGCTCGAGAACATCGTAGCGAACACGGTGCTACTCAAGGCCCGGGAAGGTGAGGCGGCCGGGTGGGCGGCCGGGCCCGGGTGCATGGAGCGCGAGTGCGCGGCGTCTGAGCTCCGCAGGGCTACCCAGCCGTCGGATCCCCTAGGCCCGCGGGCCCTGCGCCTTACACCCCGCCCAGACACGAGCCTTTCCGGCCCGTCGTCTTCCTCCTCCGCACCTGCCCCCGGGATTCGGGGCCCAGGAAGGGGCGGGGGTCAGGCCGCCGCCCTCGCGGCGGGTGGGGGTGAAGGAGTGAAAGAAGGTGAGACGAAGAGGGAAGGGTGGGACCGGAGCCCCAGGAGAGCCTGTCTGAGAGACAAGCCTCCTCCAG GTGGCGGTGGAAATCGCAAAGGCAAAAGCAAGAAATGGCGGCAGATGCTCCAGTTCCCTCACATCAGCCAGTGCGAAGAGCTGCGGCTCAGCCTCG AGCGTGACTATCACAGCCTGTGCGAGCGGCAGCCCATTGGGCGCCTGCTGTTCCGAGAGTTCTGTGCCACGAGGCCGGAGCTGAGCCGCTGCGTCGCCTTCCTGGATGGGGTG GCCGAGTACGAAGTGACCCCGGATGACAAGCGGAAAGCATGTGGGCGGCAGCTAACGCAGAATTTTCTGAGCCACACG GGTCCTGACCTCATCCCTGACGTCCCCCGGCAGCTGGTGATGAACTGCACCCAGCGGCTGGAGCAGGGTCCCTGCAAAGACCTTTTCCAGGAACTCACCCG GCTGACCCACGAGTACCTGAGCGTGGCCCCTTTTGCCGACTACCTCGACAGCATCTACTTCAACCGTTTCCTGCAGTGGAAGTGGCTGGAAAG GCAGCCAGTGACCAAAAACACCTTCAGGCAATACCGAGTCCTGGGCAAAGGTGGCTTTGGGGAG GTGTGCGCCTGCCAGGTGCGGGCCACAGGTAAGATGTATGCCTGCAAGAAGCTAGAGAAAAAGCGGATCAAGAAGCGGAAAGGGGAGGCCATGGCGCTGAACGAGAAGCAGATCCTGGAGAAAGTGAACAGTAGGTTTGTA GTGAGCTTGGCCTACGCCTATGAGACCAAGGACGCGCTGTGCCTGGTGCTGACACTGATGAACGGGGGCGACCTCAAGTTCCACATCTACCACATGGGCCAGGCTGGCTTCCCCGAAGCGCGGGCCGTCTTCTACGCCGCCGAGATCTGCTGCGGCCTGGAGGACCTGCACCGGGAGCGCATCGTGTACAG GGACCTGAAGCCCGAGAACATCTTGCTGGATGACCACG GCCACATCCGCATCTCTGACCTGGGACTAGCTGTGCATGTGCCCGAGGGCCAGACCATCAAAGGGCGTGTGGGCACCGTGGGTTACATGG CTCCGGAGGTGGTGAAGAATGAACGGTACACGTTCAGCCCTGACTGGTGGGCGCTCGGCTGCCTCCTGTACGAGATGATCGCAGGCCAGTCGCCCTTCcagcagaggaagaagaagatCAAGCGGGAGGAGGTGGAGCGGCTGGTGAAGGAGGTCCCCGAGGAGTATTCCGAGCGCTTTTCCCCGCAGGCCCGCTCACTTTGCTCACAG CTCCTCTGCAAGGACCCTGCCGAACGCCTGGGGTGTCGTGGGGGCAGTGCCCGCGAGGTGAAGGAGCACCCCCTCTTTAAGAAGCTGAACTTCAAGCGGCTGGGAGCTGGCATGCTGGAGCCGCCCTTCAAGCCTGAC CCCCAGGCCATTTACTGCAAGGATGTTCTGGACATTGAACAGTTCTCTACGGTCAAGGGCGTGGAGCTGGAGCCTACCGACCAGGACTTCTACCAGAAGTTTGCCACAGGCAGTGTGCCCATCCCCTGGCAGAACGAG ATGGTGGAGACCGAGTGCTTCCAGGAGCTGAATGTCTTTGGGCTGGATGGCTCAGTTCCCCCAGACCTGGACTGGAAGGGCCAGCCACCTGCACCTCCTAAAAAGGGACTGCTGCAGAGACTCTTCAGTCGCCAA GATTGCTGTGGAAACTGCAGCGACAGCGAGGAAGAGCTCCCCACCCGCCTCTAG
- the GRK6 gene encoding G protein-coupled receptor kinase 6 isoform X1, which produces MELENIVANTVLLKAREGGGGNRKGKSKKWRQMLQFPHISQCEELRLSLERDYHSLCERQPIGRLLFREFCATRPELSRCVAFLDGVAEYEVTPDDKRKACGRQLTQNFLSHTGPDLIPDVPRQLVMNCTQRLEQGPCKDLFQELTRLTHEYLSVAPFADYLDSIYFNRFLQWKWLERQPVTKNTFRQYRVLGKGGFGEVCACQVRATGKMYACKKLEKKRIKKRKGEAMALNEKQILEKVNSRFVVSLAYAYETKDALCLVLTLMNGGDLKFHIYHMGQAGFPEARAVFYAAEICCGLEDLHRERIVYRDLKPENILLDDHGHIRISDLGLAVHVPEGQTIKGRVGTVGYMAPEVVKNERYTFSPDWWALGCLLYEMIAGQSPFQQRKKKIKREEVERLVKEVPEEYSERFSPQARSLCSQLLCKDPAERLGCRGGSAREVKEHPLFKKLNFKRLGAGMLEPPFKPDPQAIYCKDVLDIEQFSTVKGVELEPTDQDFYQKFATGSVPIPWQNEMVETECFQELNVFGLDGSVPPDLDWKGQPPAPPKKGLLQRLFSRQDCCGNCSDSEEELPTRL; this is translated from the exons ATGGAGCTCGAGAACATCGTAGCGAACACGGTGCTACTCAAGGCCCGGGAAG GTGGCGGTGGAAATCGCAAAGGCAAAAGCAAGAAATGGCGGCAGATGCTCCAGTTCCCTCACATCAGCCAGTGCGAAGAGCTGCGGCTCAGCCTCG AGCGTGACTATCACAGCCTGTGCGAGCGGCAGCCCATTGGGCGCCTGCTGTTCCGAGAGTTCTGTGCCACGAGGCCGGAGCTGAGCCGCTGCGTCGCCTTCCTGGATGGGGTG GCCGAGTACGAAGTGACCCCGGATGACAAGCGGAAAGCATGTGGGCGGCAGCTAACGCAGAATTTTCTGAGCCACACG GGTCCTGACCTCATCCCTGACGTCCCCCGGCAGCTGGTGATGAACTGCACCCAGCGGCTGGAGCAGGGTCCCTGCAAAGACCTTTTCCAGGAACTCACCCG GCTGACCCACGAGTACCTGAGCGTGGCCCCTTTTGCCGACTACCTCGACAGCATCTACTTCAACCGTTTCCTGCAGTGGAAGTGGCTGGAAAG GCAGCCAGTGACCAAAAACACCTTCAGGCAATACCGAGTCCTGGGCAAAGGTGGCTTTGGGGAG GTGTGCGCCTGCCAGGTGCGGGCCACAGGTAAGATGTATGCCTGCAAGAAGCTAGAGAAAAAGCGGATCAAGAAGCGGAAAGGGGAGGCCATGGCGCTGAACGAGAAGCAGATCCTGGAGAAAGTGAACAGTAGGTTTGTA GTGAGCTTGGCCTACGCCTATGAGACCAAGGACGCGCTGTGCCTGGTGCTGACACTGATGAACGGGGGCGACCTCAAGTTCCACATCTACCACATGGGCCAGGCTGGCTTCCCCGAAGCGCGGGCCGTCTTCTACGCCGCCGAGATCTGCTGCGGCCTGGAGGACCTGCACCGGGAGCGCATCGTGTACAG GGACCTGAAGCCCGAGAACATCTTGCTGGATGACCACG GCCACATCCGCATCTCTGACCTGGGACTAGCTGTGCATGTGCCCGAGGGCCAGACCATCAAAGGGCGTGTGGGCACCGTGGGTTACATGG CTCCGGAGGTGGTGAAGAATGAACGGTACACGTTCAGCCCTGACTGGTGGGCGCTCGGCTGCCTCCTGTACGAGATGATCGCAGGCCAGTCGCCCTTCcagcagaggaagaagaagatCAAGCGGGAGGAGGTGGAGCGGCTGGTGAAGGAGGTCCCCGAGGAGTATTCCGAGCGCTTTTCCCCGCAGGCCCGCTCACTTTGCTCACAG CTCCTCTGCAAGGACCCTGCCGAACGCCTGGGGTGTCGTGGGGGCAGTGCCCGCGAGGTGAAGGAGCACCCCCTCTTTAAGAAGCTGAACTTCAAGCGGCTGGGAGCTGGCATGCTGGAGCCGCCCTTCAAGCCTGAC CCCCAGGCCATTTACTGCAAGGATGTTCTGGACATTGAACAGTTCTCTACGGTCAAGGGCGTGGAGCTGGAGCCTACCGACCAGGACTTCTACCAGAAGTTTGCCACAGGCAGTGTGCCCATCCCCTGGCAGAACGAG ATGGTGGAGACCGAGTGCTTCCAGGAGCTGAATGTCTTTGGGCTGGATGGCTCAGTTCCCCCAGACCTGGACTGGAAGGGCCAGCCACCTGCACCTCCTAAAAAGGGACTGCTGCAGAGACTCTTCAGTCGCCAA GATTGCTGTGGAAACTGCAGCGACAGCGAGGAAGAGCTCCCCACCCGCCTCTAG
- the GRK6 gene encoding G protein-coupled receptor kinase 6 isoform X6, producing the protein MELENIVANTVLLKAREGGGGNRKGKSKKWRQMLQFPHISQCEELRLSLERDYHSLCERQPIGRLLFREFCATRPELSRCVAFLDGVAEYEVTPDDKRKACGRQLTQNFLSHTGPDLIPDVPRQLVMNCTQRLEQGPCKDLFQELTRLTHEYLSVAPFADYLDSIYFNRFLQWKWLERQPVTKNTFRQYRVLGKGGFGEVCACQVRATGKMYACKKLEKKRIKKRKGEAMALNEKQILEKVNSRFVVSLAYAYETKDALCLVLTLMNGGDLKFHIYHMGQAGFPEARAVFYAAEICCGLEDLHRERIVYRDLKPENILLDDHGHIRISDLGLAVHVPEGQTIKGRVGTVGYMAPEVVKNERYTFSPDWWALGCLLYEMIAGQSPFQQRKKKIKREEVERLVKEVPEEYSERFSPQARSLCSQLLCKDPAERLGCRGGSAREVKEHPLFKKLNFKRLGAGMLEPPFKPDPQAIYCKDVLDIEQFSTVKGVELEPTDQDFYQKFATGSVPIPWQNEMVETECFQELNVFGLDGSVPPDLDWKGQPPAPPKKGLLQRLFSRQRIAVETAATARKSSPPASSPQPEAPTSSWR; encoded by the exons ATGGAGCTCGAGAACATCGTAGCGAACACGGTGCTACTCAAGGCCCGGGAAG GTGGCGGTGGAAATCGCAAAGGCAAAAGCAAGAAATGGCGGCAGATGCTCCAGTTCCCTCACATCAGCCAGTGCGAAGAGCTGCGGCTCAGCCTCG AGCGTGACTATCACAGCCTGTGCGAGCGGCAGCCCATTGGGCGCCTGCTGTTCCGAGAGTTCTGTGCCACGAGGCCGGAGCTGAGCCGCTGCGTCGCCTTCCTGGATGGGGTG GCCGAGTACGAAGTGACCCCGGATGACAAGCGGAAAGCATGTGGGCGGCAGCTAACGCAGAATTTTCTGAGCCACACG GGTCCTGACCTCATCCCTGACGTCCCCCGGCAGCTGGTGATGAACTGCACCCAGCGGCTGGAGCAGGGTCCCTGCAAAGACCTTTTCCAGGAACTCACCCG GCTGACCCACGAGTACCTGAGCGTGGCCCCTTTTGCCGACTACCTCGACAGCATCTACTTCAACCGTTTCCTGCAGTGGAAGTGGCTGGAAAG GCAGCCAGTGACCAAAAACACCTTCAGGCAATACCGAGTCCTGGGCAAAGGTGGCTTTGGGGAG GTGTGCGCCTGCCAGGTGCGGGCCACAGGTAAGATGTATGCCTGCAAGAAGCTAGAGAAAAAGCGGATCAAGAAGCGGAAAGGGGAGGCCATGGCGCTGAACGAGAAGCAGATCCTGGAGAAAGTGAACAGTAGGTTTGTA GTGAGCTTGGCCTACGCCTATGAGACCAAGGACGCGCTGTGCCTGGTGCTGACACTGATGAACGGGGGCGACCTCAAGTTCCACATCTACCACATGGGCCAGGCTGGCTTCCCCGAAGCGCGGGCCGTCTTCTACGCCGCCGAGATCTGCTGCGGCCTGGAGGACCTGCACCGGGAGCGCATCGTGTACAG GGACCTGAAGCCCGAGAACATCTTGCTGGATGACCACG GCCACATCCGCATCTCTGACCTGGGACTAGCTGTGCATGTGCCCGAGGGCCAGACCATCAAAGGGCGTGTGGGCACCGTGGGTTACATGG CTCCGGAGGTGGTGAAGAATGAACGGTACACGTTCAGCCCTGACTGGTGGGCGCTCGGCTGCCTCCTGTACGAGATGATCGCAGGCCAGTCGCCCTTCcagcagaggaagaagaagatCAAGCGGGAGGAGGTGGAGCGGCTGGTGAAGGAGGTCCCCGAGGAGTATTCCGAGCGCTTTTCCCCGCAGGCCCGCTCACTTTGCTCACAG CTCCTCTGCAAGGACCCTGCCGAACGCCTGGGGTGTCGTGGGGGCAGTGCCCGCGAGGTGAAGGAGCACCCCCTCTTTAAGAAGCTGAACTTCAAGCGGCTGGGAGCTGGCATGCTGGAGCCGCCCTTCAAGCCTGAC CCCCAGGCCATTTACTGCAAGGATGTTCTGGACATTGAACAGTTCTCTACGGTCAAGGGCGTGGAGCTGGAGCCTACCGACCAGGACTTCTACCAGAAGTTTGCCACAGGCAGTGTGCCCATCCCCTGGCAGAACGAG ATGGTGGAGACCGAGTGCTTCCAGGAGCTGAATGTCTTTGGGCTGGATGGCTCAGTTCCCCCAGACCTGGACTGGAAGGGCCAGCCACCTGCACCTCCTAAAAAGGGACTGCTGCAGAGACTCTTCAGTCGCCAA ag GATTGCTGTGGAAACTGCAGCGACAGCGAGGAAGAGCTCCCCACCCGCCTCTAGCCCCCAGCCCGAGGCCCCCACCAGCAGTTGGCGGTAG
- the GRK6 gene encoding G protein-coupled receptor kinase 6 isoform X2: MLQFPHISQCEELRLSLERDYHSLCERQPIGRLLFREFCATRPELSRCVAFLDGVAEYEVTPDDKRKACGRQLTQNFLSHTGPDLIPDVPRQLVMNCTQRLEQGPCKDLFQELTRLTHEYLSVAPFADYLDSIYFNRFLQWKWLERQPVTKNTFRQYRVLGKGGFGEVCACQVRATGKMYACKKLEKKRIKKRKGEAMALNEKQILEKVNSRFVVSLAYAYETKDALCLVLTLMNGGDLKFHIYHMGQAGFPEARAVFYAAEICCGLEDLHRERIVYRDLKPENILLDDHGHIRISDLGLAVHVPEGQTIKGRVGTVGYMAPEVVKNERYTFSPDWWALGCLLYEMIAGQSPFQQRKKKIKREEVERLVKEVPEEYSERFSPQARSLCSQLLCKDPAERLGCRGGSAREVKEHPLFKKLNFKRLGAGMLEPPFKPDPQAIYCKDVLDIEQFSTVKGVELEPTDQDFYQKFATGSVPIPWQNEMVETECFQELNVFGLDGSVPPDLDWKGQPPAPPKKGLLQRLFSRQDCCGNCSDSEEELPTRL; encoded by the exons ATGCTCCAGTTCCCTCACATCAGCCAGTGCGAAGAGCTGCGGCTCAGCCTCG AGCGTGACTATCACAGCCTGTGCGAGCGGCAGCCCATTGGGCGCCTGCTGTTCCGAGAGTTCTGTGCCACGAGGCCGGAGCTGAGCCGCTGCGTCGCCTTCCTGGATGGGGTG GCCGAGTACGAAGTGACCCCGGATGACAAGCGGAAAGCATGTGGGCGGCAGCTAACGCAGAATTTTCTGAGCCACACG GGTCCTGACCTCATCCCTGACGTCCCCCGGCAGCTGGTGATGAACTGCACCCAGCGGCTGGAGCAGGGTCCCTGCAAAGACCTTTTCCAGGAACTCACCCG GCTGACCCACGAGTACCTGAGCGTGGCCCCTTTTGCCGACTACCTCGACAGCATCTACTTCAACCGTTTCCTGCAGTGGAAGTGGCTGGAAAG GCAGCCAGTGACCAAAAACACCTTCAGGCAATACCGAGTCCTGGGCAAAGGTGGCTTTGGGGAG GTGTGCGCCTGCCAGGTGCGGGCCACAGGTAAGATGTATGCCTGCAAGAAGCTAGAGAAAAAGCGGATCAAGAAGCGGAAAGGGGAGGCCATGGCGCTGAACGAGAAGCAGATCCTGGAGAAAGTGAACAGTAGGTTTGTA GTGAGCTTGGCCTACGCCTATGAGACCAAGGACGCGCTGTGCCTGGTGCTGACACTGATGAACGGGGGCGACCTCAAGTTCCACATCTACCACATGGGCCAGGCTGGCTTCCCCGAAGCGCGGGCCGTCTTCTACGCCGCCGAGATCTGCTGCGGCCTGGAGGACCTGCACCGGGAGCGCATCGTGTACAG GGACCTGAAGCCCGAGAACATCTTGCTGGATGACCACG GCCACATCCGCATCTCTGACCTGGGACTAGCTGTGCATGTGCCCGAGGGCCAGACCATCAAAGGGCGTGTGGGCACCGTGGGTTACATGG CTCCGGAGGTGGTGAAGAATGAACGGTACACGTTCAGCCCTGACTGGTGGGCGCTCGGCTGCCTCCTGTACGAGATGATCGCAGGCCAGTCGCCCTTCcagcagaggaagaagaagatCAAGCGGGAGGAGGTGGAGCGGCTGGTGAAGGAGGTCCCCGAGGAGTATTCCGAGCGCTTTTCCCCGCAGGCCCGCTCACTTTGCTCACAG CTCCTCTGCAAGGACCCTGCCGAACGCCTGGGGTGTCGTGGGGGCAGTGCCCGCGAGGTGAAGGAGCACCCCCTCTTTAAGAAGCTGAACTTCAAGCGGCTGGGAGCTGGCATGCTGGAGCCGCCCTTCAAGCCTGAC CCCCAGGCCATTTACTGCAAGGATGTTCTGGACATTGAACAGTTCTCTACGGTCAAGGGCGTGGAGCTGGAGCCTACCGACCAGGACTTCTACCAGAAGTTTGCCACAGGCAGTGTGCCCATCCCCTGGCAGAACGAG ATGGTGGAGACCGAGTGCTTCCAGGAGCTGAATGTCTTTGGGCTGGATGGCTCAGTTCCCCCAGACCTGGACTGGAAGGGCCAGCCACCTGCACCTCCTAAAAAGGGACTGCTGCAGAGACTCTTCAGTCGCCAA GATTGCTGTGGAAACTGCAGCGACAGCGAGGAAGAGCTCCCCACCCGCCTCTAG
- the GRK6 gene encoding G protein-coupled receptor kinase 6 isoform X4, with amino-acid sequence MGRRRGELLPGDWSNEVAVEIAKAKARNGGRCSSSLTSASAKSCGSASAEYEVTPDDKRKACGRQLTQNFLSHTGPDLIPDVPRQLVMNCTQRLEQGPCKDLFQELTRLTHEYLSVAPFADYLDSIYFNRFLQWKWLERQPVTKNTFRQYRVLGKGGFGEVCACQVRATGKMYACKKLEKKRIKKRKGEAMALNEKQILEKVNSRFVVSLAYAYETKDALCLVLTLMNGGDLKFHIYHMGQAGFPEARAVFYAAEICCGLEDLHRERIVYRDLKPENILLDDHGHIRISDLGLAVHVPEGQTIKGRVGTVGYMAPEVVKNERYTFSPDWWALGCLLYEMIAGQSPFQQRKKKIKREEVERLVKEVPEEYSERFSPQARSLCSQLLCKDPAERLGCRGGSAREVKEHPLFKKLNFKRLGAGMLEPPFKPDPQAIYCKDVLDIEQFSTVKGVELEPTDQDFYQKFATGSVPIPWQNEMVETECFQELNVFGLDGSVPPDLDWKGQPPAPPKKGLLQRLFSRQDCCGNCSDSEEELPTRL; translated from the exons ATGGGAAGACGGCGCGGGGAGCTTCTGCCCGGTGATTGGTCAAATGAG GTGGCGGTGGAAATCGCAAAGGCAAAAGCAAGAAATGGCGGCAGATGCTCCAGTTCCCTCACATCAGCCAGTGCGAAGAGCTGCGGCTCAGCCTCG GCCGAGTACGAAGTGACCCCGGATGACAAGCGGAAAGCATGTGGGCGGCAGCTAACGCAGAATTTTCTGAGCCACACG GGTCCTGACCTCATCCCTGACGTCCCCCGGCAGCTGGTGATGAACTGCACCCAGCGGCTGGAGCAGGGTCCCTGCAAAGACCTTTTCCAGGAACTCACCCG GCTGACCCACGAGTACCTGAGCGTGGCCCCTTTTGCCGACTACCTCGACAGCATCTACTTCAACCGTTTCCTGCAGTGGAAGTGGCTGGAAAG GCAGCCAGTGACCAAAAACACCTTCAGGCAATACCGAGTCCTGGGCAAAGGTGGCTTTGGGGAG GTGTGCGCCTGCCAGGTGCGGGCCACAGGTAAGATGTATGCCTGCAAGAAGCTAGAGAAAAAGCGGATCAAGAAGCGGAAAGGGGAGGCCATGGCGCTGAACGAGAAGCAGATCCTGGAGAAAGTGAACAGTAGGTTTGTA GTGAGCTTGGCCTACGCCTATGAGACCAAGGACGCGCTGTGCCTGGTGCTGACACTGATGAACGGGGGCGACCTCAAGTTCCACATCTACCACATGGGCCAGGCTGGCTTCCCCGAAGCGCGGGCCGTCTTCTACGCCGCCGAGATCTGCTGCGGCCTGGAGGACCTGCACCGGGAGCGCATCGTGTACAG GGACCTGAAGCCCGAGAACATCTTGCTGGATGACCACG GCCACATCCGCATCTCTGACCTGGGACTAGCTGTGCATGTGCCCGAGGGCCAGACCATCAAAGGGCGTGTGGGCACCGTGGGTTACATGG CTCCGGAGGTGGTGAAGAATGAACGGTACACGTTCAGCCCTGACTGGTGGGCGCTCGGCTGCCTCCTGTACGAGATGATCGCAGGCCAGTCGCCCTTCcagcagaggaagaagaagatCAAGCGGGAGGAGGTGGAGCGGCTGGTGAAGGAGGTCCCCGAGGAGTATTCCGAGCGCTTTTCCCCGCAGGCCCGCTCACTTTGCTCACAG CTCCTCTGCAAGGACCCTGCCGAACGCCTGGGGTGTCGTGGGGGCAGTGCCCGCGAGGTGAAGGAGCACCCCCTCTTTAAGAAGCTGAACTTCAAGCGGCTGGGAGCTGGCATGCTGGAGCCGCCCTTCAAGCCTGAC CCCCAGGCCATTTACTGCAAGGATGTTCTGGACATTGAACAGTTCTCTACGGTCAAGGGCGTGGAGCTGGAGCCTACCGACCAGGACTTCTACCAGAAGTTTGCCACAGGCAGTGTGCCCATCCCCTGGCAGAACGAG ATGGTGGAGACCGAGTGCTTCCAGGAGCTGAATGTCTTTGGGCTGGATGGCTCAGTTCCCCCAGACCTGGACTGGAAGGGCCAGCCACCTGCACCTCCTAAAAAGGGACTGCTGCAGAGACTCTTCAGTCGCCAA GATTGCTGTGGAAACTGCAGCGACAGCGAGGAAGAGCTCCCCACCCGCCTCTAG
- the GRK6 gene encoding G protein-coupled receptor kinase 6 isoform X5 has protein sequence MNCTQRLEQGPCKDLFQELTRLTHEYLSVAPFADYLDSIYFNRFLQWKWLERQPVTKNTFRQYRVLGKGGFGEVCACQVRATGKMYACKKLEKKRIKKRKGEAMALNEKQILEKVNSRFVVSLAYAYETKDALCLVLTLMNGGDLKFHIYHMGQAGFPEARAVFYAAEICCGLEDLHRERIVYRDLKPENILLDDHGHIRISDLGLAVHVPEGQTIKGRVGTVGYMAPEVVKNERYTFSPDWWALGCLLYEMIAGQSPFQQRKKKIKREEVERLVKEVPEEYSERFSPQARSLCSQLLCKDPAERLGCRGGSAREVKEHPLFKKLNFKRLGAGMLEPPFKPDPQAIYCKDVLDIEQFSTVKGVELEPTDQDFYQKFATGSVPIPWQNEMVETECFQELNVFGLDGSVPPDLDWKGQPPAPPKKGLLQRLFSRQDCCGNCSDSEEELPTRL, from the exons ATGAACTGCACCCAGCGGCTGGAGCAGGGTCCCTGCAAAGACCTTTTCCAGGAACTCACCCG GCTGACCCACGAGTACCTGAGCGTGGCCCCTTTTGCCGACTACCTCGACAGCATCTACTTCAACCGTTTCCTGCAGTGGAAGTGGCTGGAAAG GCAGCCAGTGACCAAAAACACCTTCAGGCAATACCGAGTCCTGGGCAAAGGTGGCTTTGGGGAG GTGTGCGCCTGCCAGGTGCGGGCCACAGGTAAGATGTATGCCTGCAAGAAGCTAGAGAAAAAGCGGATCAAGAAGCGGAAAGGGGAGGCCATGGCGCTGAACGAGAAGCAGATCCTGGAGAAAGTGAACAGTAGGTTTGTA GTGAGCTTGGCCTACGCCTATGAGACCAAGGACGCGCTGTGCCTGGTGCTGACACTGATGAACGGGGGCGACCTCAAGTTCCACATCTACCACATGGGCCAGGCTGGCTTCCCCGAAGCGCGGGCCGTCTTCTACGCCGCCGAGATCTGCTGCGGCCTGGAGGACCTGCACCGGGAGCGCATCGTGTACAG GGACCTGAAGCCCGAGAACATCTTGCTGGATGACCACG GCCACATCCGCATCTCTGACCTGGGACTAGCTGTGCATGTGCCCGAGGGCCAGACCATCAAAGGGCGTGTGGGCACCGTGGGTTACATGG CTCCGGAGGTGGTGAAGAATGAACGGTACACGTTCAGCCCTGACTGGTGGGCGCTCGGCTGCCTCCTGTACGAGATGATCGCAGGCCAGTCGCCCTTCcagcagaggaagaagaagatCAAGCGGGAGGAGGTGGAGCGGCTGGTGAAGGAGGTCCCCGAGGAGTATTCCGAGCGCTTTTCCCCGCAGGCCCGCTCACTTTGCTCACAG CTCCTCTGCAAGGACCCTGCCGAACGCCTGGGGTGTCGTGGGGGCAGTGCCCGCGAGGTGAAGGAGCACCCCCTCTTTAAGAAGCTGAACTTCAAGCGGCTGGGAGCTGGCATGCTGGAGCCGCCCTTCAAGCCTGAC CCCCAGGCCATTTACTGCAAGGATGTTCTGGACATTGAACAGTTCTCTACGGTCAAGGGCGTGGAGCTGGAGCCTACCGACCAGGACTTCTACCAGAAGTTTGCCACAGGCAGTGTGCCCATCCCCTGGCAGAACGAG ATGGTGGAGACCGAGTGCTTCCAGGAGCTGAATGTCTTTGGGCTGGATGGCTCAGTTCCCCCAGACCTGGACTGGAAGGGCCAGCCACCTGCACCTCCTAAAAAGGGACTGCTGCAGAGACTCTTCAGTCGCCAA GATTGCTGTGGAAACTGCAGCGACAGCGAGGAAGAGCTCCCCACCCGCCTCTAG